In a single window of the Bradyrhizobium sp. ORS 285 genome:
- a CDS encoding MaoC family dehydratase N-terminal domain-containing protein: MTEPLDLDHLRQWVGRNTEATDIVTAQLTKGLRATLFQDIGEPTSGDIAPYTVHWCLGQPVFPHDQLGPDGHPTRGGFLPPVPLPRRMWAGGEVQLIDPLRVGDLATRVSTITDVSLKSGSTGQLCFVAVEHIVSTPRGVAIRERQDIVYRDMGGAPAASPKAPPPPPVAQHIETHVSDPVLLFRYSALTFNGHRIHYDRDYVTKVEGYPGLVFHGPLQAALLVEFAAKLRGKPPAKFAYRGVQPLFEGSEFSVNASDKDGGLELWTANAERQPTMKGTATW; the protein is encoded by the coding sequence ATGACGGAGCCGCTCGATCTCGATCACCTCAGGCAATGGGTCGGCCGCAACACTGAAGCCACCGACATCGTCACCGCGCAGCTCACCAAGGGCCTGCGCGCGACCTTGTTTCAGGACATCGGCGAGCCCACGAGCGGCGACATCGCGCCCTACACGGTGCATTGGTGCCTGGGCCAGCCCGTGTTTCCGCATGATCAGCTTGGCCCCGACGGCCATCCCACGCGAGGCGGCTTCCTGCCGCCGGTGCCGCTGCCGCGGCGGATGTGGGCCGGCGGCGAGGTGCAGTTAATCGATCCCCTGCGCGTCGGCGACCTGGCCACGCGCGTCTCGACCATCACCGACGTCAGTTTGAAGAGCGGCTCGACCGGCCAGCTCTGCTTCGTCGCGGTCGAGCACATCGTGTCGACGCCGCGCGGTGTCGCGATCCGCGAGCGGCAGGACATCGTCTATCGCGACATGGGCGGCGCGCCGGCTGCCTCACCCAAGGCGCCGCCGCCTCCGCCGGTCGCGCAGCACATTGAGACGCACGTCTCCGATCCCGTGCTGCTGTTTCGCTATTCCGCGCTGACCTTCAACGGCCATCGCATCCATTACGACCGCGACTACGTCACCAAGGTCGAGGGCTATCCGGGCCTGGTCTTCCACGGGCCGTTGCAGGCCGCGCTGCTGGTCGAGTTCGCCGCCAAGCTCAGAGGCAAGCCGCCCGCCAAATTCGCCTATCGCGGCGTGCAGCCGCTGTTCGAGGGCAGCGAGTTCTCGGTCAATGCCTCCGACAAGGATGGCGGCCTGGAGCTGTGGACCGCCAACGCCGAGCGCCAGCCGACGATGAAGGGCACCGCGACTTGGTGA
- a CDS encoding IS1182 family transposase has translation MTNRPFKSGESREQASLFPPRIEDYVSADNPVRAIDGYVDALDLAKLGFRHADRRAAGAGQPPYAPSDLLKLYLYGYINQIRSSRRLEREACRNLELIWLLKSLKPGYRTIANFRKENWAALKAANRSFVLLLRELDLIGGTLVAVDGALFHGNASKDSIFTRGKLAKQIAKLDEEIEAYGKSLDTNDAAEAKRPDNGKDGNGGGDVGDRIKELMARRERAQSDLENLDKNDKGQVSKTDPDARLLSKGDQTIAGYNVQSVVDDKNKLIVASEVVNRSDVRHLHMMAIAAKENLEVSSLQILADVGYYNSEDIKACEDDGITAYVPLHHGNGKKHTRFTRADFTYDSATDTYRCPAGQALHPTKKLWKNTSGRMERRYLGSVPTCSVCPLKASCLSAKAKSRNVSRWEHEEVLDRHRQRMASEQAGQLMRRRSALVEHPFGTLKCRAGYQHFLVRSFDKVRGEWSLMALSYNFSRVLNILGLNDFLARITAWAIAAQHAASAEANAAREAIPLALIRNWTMIRLWLEVAPRRALLAS, from the coding sequence ATGACGAATCGCCCGTTCAAGAGCGGTGAGAGCCGCGAGCAAGCCAGCCTGTTTCCACCGCGGATCGAGGATTACGTATCTGCGGACAATCCGGTTCGTGCGATCGATGGCTATGTCGATGCGCTCGACCTTGCCAAGCTTGGATTTCGGCACGCCGACCGGCGCGCGGCGGGAGCGGGACAGCCGCCATACGCCCCGTCCGATCTGCTGAAGCTGTACCTGTATGGCTATATCAACCAGATCCGGTCATCACGCCGGCTGGAGCGTGAAGCCTGCCGCAATCTGGAACTGATCTGGCTGCTGAAGTCTCTCAAGCCCGGCTACCGGACGATCGCCAATTTCCGCAAGGAGAACTGGGCGGCCCTGAAGGCCGCGAACCGCAGTTTCGTGCTGCTGCTTCGCGAACTCGATCTGATCGGCGGGACCCTGGTCGCGGTCGACGGGGCGCTATTCCACGGCAATGCCAGCAAGGACAGCATCTTCACGCGCGGGAAGCTCGCCAAACAGATCGCCAAGCTCGATGAGGAGATCGAGGCGTACGGCAAGTCCCTCGACACCAACGATGCAGCAGAAGCCAAGCGGCCCGACAACGGCAAGGATGGCAATGGCGGCGGCGATGTCGGGGACAGGATCAAGGAACTGATGGCGCGGCGTGAGCGCGCTCAGTCCGATCTGGAGAACCTTGACAAAAACGACAAGGGACAGGTGTCGAAGACCGACCCCGATGCGCGGCTGCTGAGCAAGGGCGATCAGACGATTGCAGGCTACAACGTCCAGAGCGTCGTTGACGACAAGAACAAGCTGATCGTCGCCAGCGAGGTCGTCAATCGCAGCGATGTCCGACACCTGCATATGATGGCGATAGCGGCCAAGGAGAACCTGGAGGTCTCGTCGCTGCAGATATTGGCCGATGTCGGCTACTACAACAGCGAGGATATCAAGGCTTGCGAGGATGATGGCATCACCGCCTATGTCCCGCTGCATCACGGCAATGGCAAGAAGCACACGCGCTTCACGCGAGCTGACTTCACCTACGATTCCGCAACCGACACCTACCGGTGTCCCGCAGGCCAGGCGCTGCATCCCACGAAGAAGCTCTGGAAGAATACGAGCGGCAGAATGGAACGCCGTTACCTGGGCTCAGTGCCGACCTGCAGCGTCTGCCCCCTCAAGGCGTCTTGCCTCTCCGCGAAGGCCAAAAGCCGCAACGTCTCTCGGTGGGAGCACGAGGAGGTGCTGGATCGTCACCGCCAGAGAATGGCGAGCGAACAGGCTGGCCAGCTGATGCGTCGCCGCTCAGCCCTCGTCGAACATCCGTTCGGCACACTCAAGTGCCGCGCCGGGTATCAGCATTTCCTCGTCCGCAGCTTCGACAAGGTTCGCGGGGAATGGAGCCTCATGGCGCTCTCTTACAACTTTAGCCGCGTCCTCAACATTCTCGGCCTGAACGACTTCCTCGCCCGCATCACCGCGTGGGCTATTGCAGCTCAACACGCCGCCTCTGCCGAGGCCAACGCCGCACGAGAGGCGATTCCGCTTGCCTTGATACGAAACTGGACGATGATACGGCTATGGCTCGAAGTCGCACCGCGCCGAGCCCTCCTAGCCTCCTAA
- a CDS encoding YcjX family protein translates to MVSFSDLVEEARLSARALLDYGESFLNPTLRLGVTGLSRAGKTVFITALIHDLVRGGRMPVFEALASGRIAKAYLAPQPDDGVPRFAYESHVKALVAERRWPSSTVDISELRLVIEFQRTNGAERTLTLDIVDYPGEWLLDLPLLNKSYEQWATESLALSRSEPRAHVAKAWHAHLSTLSAEGRENEPATLEAARLFTDYLRACRDERFAMSLLPPGRFLMPGNLAGSPALTFAPLDVPADGTAPSGSLWAMMERRYESYKEIVVRPFFRDHFARLDRQIVLVDALAAFNAGPEALHDLEAALTGILDCFRVGRGNLLTALFRPRIDRILFAATKADHLHHTSHDRLEAVLRRAVNRAVARAESTGAVIDVVALAAVRATREALVARGRDKLPSLLGTPAAGESANGEIFDGNTEVATFPGELPADAEELFKGGAYRGLSSAGADGTDFRFLRFRPPLLAPEAGGEPALPHIRMDRALQFLIGDRLQ, encoded by the coding sequence ATGGTGTCCTTTTCCGATCTCGTCGAGGAAGCGCGGCTCTCGGCCCGCGCCCTGCTCGATTATGGCGAGAGCTTCCTGAACCCGACCTTACGCCTCGGCGTCACCGGGCTGTCGCGGGCCGGCAAGACGGTGTTCATCACCGCGCTGATCCACGACCTCGTTCGCGGCGGACGCATGCCGGTGTTCGAGGCGCTCGCCTCGGGCCGCATCGCAAAGGCCTATCTCGCGCCGCAACCGGACGACGGCGTGCCGCGCTTCGCCTATGAGAGCCATGTGAAGGCGCTGGTCGCCGAGCGGCGCTGGCCGAGCTCGACCGTCGACATCAGCGAGCTTCGCCTGGTGATCGAATTCCAGCGCACCAACGGCGCCGAGCGCACCCTGACGCTCGACATCGTCGACTATCCCGGCGAGTGGCTGCTCGACCTGCCGCTGCTCAACAAGAGCTACGAGCAGTGGGCGACCGAAAGCCTCGCTTTGTCGCGCAGCGAGCCGCGGGCGCATGTCGCCAAGGCCTGGCACGCGCATCTTTCGACGCTGTCGGCCGAGGGCCGCGAGAACGAGCCGGCGACGCTCGAGGCGGCCCGTCTGTTCACCGATTACCTGCGCGCCTGCCGTGATGAGCGGTTTGCGATGAGCCTGCTGCCGCCGGGACGTTTTCTGATGCCCGGCAATCTCGCGGGCTCGCCGGCGCTGACCTTCGCGCCGCTCGACGTGCCGGCGGATGGCACGGCGCCGAGCGGCTCGCTCTGGGCAATGATGGAGCGGCGCTACGAGTCCTACAAGGAGATCGTGGTCAGGCCGTTCTTCCGCGATCATTTCGCGCGGCTCGATCGCCAGATCGTGCTGGTCGATGCGCTCGCCGCGTTCAATGCCGGTCCCGAGGCGCTGCATGATCTCGAGGCGGCGTTGACCGGCATCCTCGACTGCTTCCGCGTCGGACGCGGCAATCTGCTGACGGCATTGTTCAGGCCGCGCATCGACCGCATCCTGTTCGCGGCCACCAAGGCCGACCATCTCCACCACACCAGCCACGATCGTCTCGAAGCGGTGCTGCGCCGCGCGGTCAACCGCGCCGTCGCCCGCGCCGAGAGCACCGGGGCCGTGATCGACGTGGTGGCGCTGGCCGCCGTGCGTGCGACGCGCGAGGCGCTGGTTGCGCGCGGCCGCGACAAGCTGCCGTCGCTGCTCGGCACGCCGGCCGCCGGCGAGAGCGCCAATGGCGAGATCTTCGACGGCAACACCGAGGTCGCGACGTTTCCGGGGGAACTGCCGGCCGATGCGGAGGAGCTTTTCAAGGGCGGCGCCTATCGCGGCCTGTCCAGCGCCGGCGCCGACGGGACCGATTTCCGTTTCCTGCGCTTCCGGCCGCCACTGCTGGCTCCGGAGGCTGGCGGCGAGCCGGCTCTGCCCCATATCCGCATGGACCGCGCCCTTCAGTTCCTGATCGGAGACCGGCTGCAATGA
- a CDS encoding hemolysin III family protein yields MSVFQLKQFASTSVHAATGAMRWNYDKVEIIADGVVHIVGIAAGLVAATVLVVLTSIYASAVDIIVVSVYVAGLLSMLTLSATYNLWPVSPTKWVLRRFDHSAIYVLIAATYTPFIVALKDTVFSAALLLGVWGVAIFGIVLKLRWPGRFDALSIGLYLALGWSGIMMYDRVITLMPTSVLACVLTGGILYSLGVIFHSWRRLRFQNAIWHGFVLLGAGFHYTAVLDLVLT; encoded by the coding sequence ATGTCCGTATTTCAACTGAAGCAGTTCGCATCGACCTCCGTCCACGCCGCCACCGGGGCGATGCGGTGGAATTACGACAAGGTCGAGATCATCGCCGACGGCGTGGTCCATATCGTCGGCATCGCGGCCGGCCTGGTGGCCGCGACCGTGCTCGTGGTGCTGACCTCGATCTATGCCAGTGCCGTCGACATCATCGTCGTGTCGGTCTATGTCGCCGGCCTGCTGTCGATGCTGACCTTGTCCGCGACCTATAATCTCTGGCCGGTGTCGCCGACCAAATGGGTGCTGCGGCGGTTCGATCACTCCGCCATCTACGTGCTGATCGCCGCGACCTATACGCCGTTCATCGTTGCGCTGAAGGATACGGTGTTCTCTGCGGCGCTGCTGCTCGGCGTCTGGGGCGTCGCCATTTTCGGCATCGTGCTGAAGCTGCGCTGGCCGGGCCGCTTCGATGCGCTGTCGATCGGATTGTACCTCGCGCTCGGCTGGAGCGGCATCATGATGTACGATCGAGTGATCACGCTGATGCCGACCTCGGTGCTGGCCTGCGTGCTCACCGGCGGCATCCTCTACAGCCTCGGCGTGATCTTCCATTCGTGGCGGCGCTTGCGCTTCCAGAACGCGATCTGGCATGGTTTCGTGTTGCTGGGCGCCGGCTTCCACTATACGGCGGTGCTCGACTTGGTTCTGACATAA
- a CDS encoding CaiB/BaiF CoA-transferase family protein, translating to MLPLEGITVVAVEQAVAAPFCSSRLADAGAHVVKIERPEGDFARGYDAAAKGQSSYFVWLNRGKDSRVVDLSKPEGRAELETLIASADVLLQNLKPGSMDKLGFARERLRKDYPKLICCTITGYGDTGPYADRKAYDLLIQAESGLASITGGPEGPSRVGMSIVDVATGATAHAAILEALIKRGRSGEGADIRISMFDVMADWLTAPLLNAEAGNTPKRIGLAHPSIAPYGVFTSKDGKDILISIQSEREWKTLCAKVLEQPGLPDDPRFANMVERVRNRTLTDTIVADRFAALSRDELLTKLAAADIAFAEVNNMADLATHPHLRRIEVNTPNGVVSYPAPAAIVVGDDRSYGAVPAIGEAASPHQRKG from the coding sequence ATGCTTCCGCTTGAAGGGATCACCGTCGTCGCCGTCGAGCAGGCGGTGGCTGCGCCGTTCTGCTCGTCGCGCCTCGCGGATGCCGGCGCCCATGTCGTCAAGATCGAACGGCCCGAGGGCGATTTCGCCCGGGGCTATGACGCCGCCGCCAAGGGCCAGAGCAGCTACTTCGTCTGGCTCAACCGCGGCAAGGATTCACGCGTCGTCGATCTGTCCAAGCCCGAAGGCCGCGCCGAGTTGGAGACACTCATCGCGAGCGCCGACGTGCTGCTGCAGAACCTCAAGCCCGGCTCGATGGACAAGCTCGGCTTCGCGCGCGAGCGGCTGCGCAAGGACTATCCGAAGCTGATCTGCTGCACCATCACCGGCTATGGCGACACGGGTCCGTATGCGGACCGCAAGGCCTATGATCTCTTGATCCAGGCCGAGAGCGGGCTGGCCTCGATCACCGGCGGCCCCGAGGGCCCGTCGCGCGTCGGCATGTCCATCGTCGACGTCGCCACCGGCGCGACCGCACATGCCGCGATTCTGGAGGCGCTGATCAAGCGCGGCCGCAGCGGCGAAGGTGCCGACATCCGCATCTCGATGTTCGACGTGATGGCCGACTGGCTCACGGCGCCCCTGCTCAATGCCGAGGCCGGCAATACGCCGAAGCGCATCGGCCTCGCCCATCCGTCGATCGCGCCCTATGGCGTGTTCACCTCGAAGGACGGCAAGGACATCCTGATCTCGATCCAGAGCGAGCGCGAGTGGAAGACCTTGTGCGCCAAGGTGCTGGAGCAGCCCGGCCTGCCCGACGATCCGCGCTTCGCCAACATGGTCGAGCGCGTCCGCAACCGCACGCTCACCGACACAATCGTCGCCGACCGCTTCGCCGCGCTGTCGCGCGACGAGCTGCTGACTAAACTCGCCGCGGCCGACATCGCCTTTGCCGAGGTCAACAACATGGCGGATCTCGCAACACATCCACATCTGCGTCGGATTGAGGTGAACACGCCGAACGGCGTCGTCTCCTATCCGGCGCCGGCGGCGATCGTGGTCGGCGACGACAGATCGTATGGTGCCGTGCCCGCGATCGGCGAGGCCGCCTCGCCGCATCAGCGAAAGGGATGA
- the mdlC gene encoding benzoylformate decarboxylase, translating to MAKTTKTTTKPVTVKQATFELLRAFGIKKVFGNPGSTELPFLSDWPDDIDYVLGLQEASVVGMADGYAQTTRNAGFVNLHSAAGVGNALGNIYTAHRNQTPLVITAGQQARSILPLQAFLYAERPSEFPRPYVKYSVEPARPEDVPAAIARAYYTAMQPPCGPTFVSIPIDDWMHPAQPLTARKVSRELGPDRAAMEELVAALTAARNPALVVGPGIDRAACVDLMVQVAEKAKASVWVSPFSARCSFPERHPQFQGFLHASPGQLSDALKPHDLVVVIGAPVFTFHVEGHAAIFDGATALYQITDDAEGASVPPIGTSIIATMRPALSLLLELLPETKRAAPKGRVLPDAPRPADPIPVDYLLHTLSKALPAGAAVVEEIPSHRPVMHKHMPMPGADSFYTMSSGGLGYSLPAAVGMALGRPKDRTVCLIGDGSAMYSLQALWTAAQRKLPVTVVVINNSGYGAMRSFSQVMQVRNVPGLELPGLDFVKLAEGMGCDAMRVGRSADLPAALARSLAHDGTSLVEVMVDSAVPLLYAKS from the coding sequence TTGGCCAAGACAACGAAAACAACAACCAAGCCCGTCACCGTCAAGCAGGCCACCTTCGAGCTGCTGCGCGCCTTCGGCATCAAAAAAGTGTTCGGCAATCCCGGCTCGACCGAGCTGCCGTTCCTCAGCGACTGGCCCGACGATATCGACTACGTGCTCGGCCTGCAGGAGGCCTCCGTCGTCGGGATGGCCGACGGCTATGCGCAGACAACGCGCAATGCCGGCTTCGTCAATCTGCATTCGGCCGCCGGCGTCGGCAATGCGCTCGGCAATATCTACACCGCGCATCGCAACCAGACGCCGCTCGTCATCACCGCCGGCCAGCAGGCGCGCTCGATCCTGCCGCTGCAGGCGTTCCTCTATGCCGAACGCCCGAGCGAATTCCCGCGCCCTTACGTCAAATACAGCGTCGAGCCGGCGCGGCCCGAGGACGTCCCGGCCGCGATCGCGCGTGCCTACTACACCGCGATGCAGCCGCCCTGCGGTCCGACCTTCGTCTCGATCCCGATCGATGACTGGATGCATCCGGCGCAGCCGCTCACCGCCCGCAAGGTCAGCCGCGAGCTCGGTCCCGACCGTGCCGCGATGGAGGAATTGGTCGCAGCGTTGACGGCAGCGAGGAATCCCGCCCTCGTCGTGGGCCCTGGCATCGATCGCGCTGCTTGCGTCGATCTGATGGTTCAGGTTGCGGAGAAGGCCAAGGCCAGCGTCTGGGTCAGTCCGTTCTCGGCACGTTGCTCATTCCCCGAGCGCCATCCGCAATTCCAAGGCTTCCTGCACGCCTCGCCGGGACAATTGTCGGACGCGCTGAAGCCGCATGACCTCGTCGTCGTGATCGGCGCGCCGGTATTCACCTTCCATGTCGAGGGCCACGCCGCGATCTTCGACGGCGCCACCGCGCTCTACCAGATCACCGATGATGCCGAGGGCGCGAGCGTGCCGCCGATCGGCACCAGCATCATCGCGACGATGCGCCCCGCGCTGTCGCTATTGCTCGAGCTGCTACCGGAGACGAAGCGCGCCGCGCCGAAGGGACGCGTGCTGCCGGACGCGCCAAGGCCCGCTGATCCCATTCCCGTCGACTATCTGCTGCACACGCTGTCGAAGGCGCTGCCCGCCGGCGCCGCGGTGGTCGAGGAGATCCCCTCGCATCGCCCCGTCATGCACAAGCACATGCCGATGCCGGGCGCGGACTCGTTCTACACGATGTCGAGCGGCGGCCTCGGTTACAGCCTGCCCGCGGCAGTCGGCATGGCGCTCGGACGGCCCAAGGATCGCACCGTCTGCCTGATCGGCGACGGCTCGGCGATGTATTCGCTGCAGGCGTTGTGGACGGCGGCGCAACGCAAGCTGCCGGTGACGGTCGTCGTCATCAACAATTCCGGGTACGGCGCGATGCGCTCGTTCAGCCAGGTCATGCAGGTGCGCAACGTGCCCGGGCTCGAATTGCCCGGCCTCGATTTCGTCAAGCTCGCCGAGGGCATGGGCTGCGATGCCATGCGCGTCGGCCGCTCCGCCGATCTGCCCGCCGCGCTCGCGCGTAGCCTCGCGCATGACGGCACCAGCCTCGTCGAGGTGATGGTCGATTCCGCGGTGCCGCTGCTCTATGCCAAGAGCTAG
- a CDS encoding outer membrane beta-barrel protein has product MVTRTQRGVTLALVEVLLLAVMVADPAAAQQTIKAKPTDVVPGRADRLFFRHITARSIYYNVPRIATDSRVLMMRQDPRGISALLRPVREAGAPSLAAPGKGTPPGSFAFGPAAFQPARGTALAGAQPVSRAAAASQAAPKQIAAAAAPPAGPEPTVAAAQPAAVLRNRDVLPERNLDTVKPQPVTPDAKPYEPTGVTVGSFLVKPAVEIQAGYDTNPTRRNGGPGSPVAIVATEVSVRSQWERHQLNADVRGAYTEDTNVRSLSHPTFEARAQGRYDVTEGTALTGEARFVNDALALPGALKLPRATTFGGSAGVLQKIGPTEIAFKGSADRVVFNDAMITANVPLRTQDRNYTQPGTQVRVTYVLTPTISPFIDMSFDRRNHDLQVDFNGQRRDSTGIAGRAGAVVNMGSLTGEASVGYLTRRMDSPMMPNINGVIADATLAWAATDTTTFVLVARSQASETPAMNVSGILSRDVILQMDHQFEPWLIGTLRGGYGQDQFVGIGRVDQRMFVAAGGLYKLNRNVQLKSELRTEWTRSNIPLNNFMAVVGLVGVRFQY; this is encoded by the coding sequence ATGGTGACGCGAACCCAGCGCGGGGTCACGCTCGCGCTCGTCGAGGTGCTGCTTCTGGCGGTCATGGTGGCCGATCCGGCAGCCGCGCAGCAGACCATCAAGGCCAAGCCGACCGATGTCGTGCCCGGACGTGCCGATCGCCTGTTCTTCCGCCACATCACCGCACGCAGCATCTACTACAACGTTCCGCGGATCGCGACCGACAGCCGCGTTCTCATGATGCGTCAGGATCCGCGCGGCATCAGCGCGCTGCTGCGTCCCGTGCGCGAGGCCGGCGCACCATCCTTGGCGGCGCCGGGCAAGGGGACGCCGCCCGGCAGCTTCGCGTTCGGTCCCGCGGCGTTTCAGCCGGCCCGCGGCACGGCGCTCGCAGGTGCGCAGCCGGTGAGCCGGGCCGCAGCGGCATCGCAGGCCGCGCCGAAGCAGATCGCGGCAGCGGCGGCGCCGCCGGCCGGACCCGAGCCGACCGTGGCTGCGGCGCAGCCTGCGGCCGTGCTGCGCAATCGCGACGTCCTACCCGAGCGCAATCTCGATACGGTGAAGCCGCAGCCGGTGACGCCGGACGCGAAGCCCTATGAGCCGACGGGTGTCACGGTCGGATCGTTCCTGGTAAAGCCCGCGGTCGAAATTCAGGCCGGCTACGACACCAATCCGACCCGGCGCAACGGCGGACCCGGATCACCCGTGGCGATCGTCGCCACCGAGGTCTCGGTGCGCTCGCAATGGGAGCGGCATCAGCTCAACGCGGATGTCCGCGGTGCCTATACCGAGGACACCAATGTCCGCTCGCTCAGCCATCCGACCTTCGAGGCTAGGGCGCAAGGGCGCTACGATGTCACCGAAGGGACTGCGCTTACCGGCGAGGCGCGCTTCGTCAACGATGCGTTGGCGCTGCCGGGCGCACTGAAGCTGCCGCGCGCCACGACCTTCGGCGGCAGCGCCGGCGTGCTGCAGAAGATCGGCCCCACTGAGATCGCGTTCAAGGGATCGGCCGACCGCGTCGTCTTCAACGATGCGATGATTACGGCCAACGTTCCGCTGCGGACGCAGGACCGCAACTACACCCAGCCGGGCACGCAGGTCCGCGTCACCTACGTGCTGACGCCGACCATCTCGCCCTTCATCGACATGAGCTTCGACCGTCGCAATCATGATCTGCAGGTCGACTTCAACGGCCAGCGCCGCGACTCCACCGGCATCGCCGGGCGCGCGGGCGCCGTCGTCAACATGGGATCGCTGACCGGCGAAGCATCGGTCGGCTATCTGACCCGGCGCATGGACTCGCCGATGATGCCGAACATCAACGGCGTCATCGCGGATGCGACCTTGGCCTGGGCCGCGACCGATACGACGACCTTCGTGCTGGTGGCGCGCTCGCAGGCCTCGGAAACCCCGGCGATGAACGTCTCCGGCATCCTGTCGCGCGACGTGATCCTGCAGATGGATCATCAGTTCGAGCCCTGGCTGATCGGCACGCTGCGCGGCGGCTACGGCCAGGATCAGTTCGTCGGCATCGGCCGGGTCGACCAGCGCATGTTCGTCGCCGCCGGCGGGCTCTACAAGCTGAACCGCAACGTTCAGCTCAAGAGCGAGCTGCGCACCGAATGGACCCGCTCCAACATCCCGCTCAACAATTTCATGGCCGTGGTCGGCCTCGTGGGCGTGCGCTTCCAATATTGA
- a CDS encoding SDR family oxidoreductase, protein MQVTGKIVVVTGGARGIGKALCEAFAGAGAAKVIVADLDEAGAKAVADSIGGAAFKCDVSQEADISRVIEETERQFGPIALFCSNAGIGGGFDPLSVNIGGTSDEPWARSWAIHVMAHVWAARHLIPRYKARGGGYFLNTISAAGLLSQVGSAPYSTTKHAAVGFAENLAISHKADNIKVSILCPQGVDTDMLRSIPKGPQSGDGDLSPEQVAQDVLKGLAEESFLILPHPQVLGYMRKKTENYDRWLGGMAKIQARMREEFGT, encoded by the coding sequence ATGCAGGTGACCGGAAAGATCGTCGTGGTCACCGGCGGAGCCCGCGGCATCGGCAAGGCGCTGTGCGAGGCCTTCGCCGGCGCCGGTGCGGCCAAGGTGATCGTGGCCGATCTCGACGAGGCCGGCGCCAAGGCGGTCGCTGACAGCATCGGCGGCGCGGCATTCAAATGCGACGTTTCGCAGGAAGCCGACATCAGCCGCGTCATCGAGGAGACCGAGCGGCAGTTCGGGCCGATCGCGCTGTTCTGTTCGAATGCCGGCATCGGCGGCGGCTTCGATCCGCTGTCGGTGAATATCGGCGGCACCTCCGATGAGCCATGGGCGCGCAGCTGGGCGATCCACGTCATGGCTCATGTCTGGGCGGCGCGGCATCTGATCCCGCGCTACAAGGCGCGCGGCGGCGGGTATTTCCTGAACACCATCTCGGCTGCGGGCCTGCTGTCGCAGGTCGGTAGCGCGCCGTATTCCACGACCAAGCATGCGGCGGTGGGGTTCGCCGAGAATCTCGCGATCTCGCACAAGGCCGACAACATCAAGGTCTCGATCCTGTGCCCACAGGGCGTCGACACCGACATGCTGCGTTCGATCCCGAAGGGACCGCAATCCGGTGACGGCGACCTTTCCCCGGAGCAGGTCGCGCAGGATGTGCTGAAGGGCCTCGCGGAAGAGAGCTTCCTGATCCTGCCGCATCCCCAGGTGCTCGGCTACATGCGCAAGAAGACCGAGAACTACGACCGCTGGCTCGGCGGCATGGCCAAGATCCAGGCCAGGATGCGGGAAGAGTTTGGTACGTAG